The Montipora capricornis isolate CH-2021 chromosome 3, ASM3666992v2, whole genome shotgun sequence genome window below encodes:
- the LOC138042365 gene encoding histamine H2 receptor-like, translating to MAVLLGHMEIWNASLKMMSEQIRSSCETTPFAEVIILSICYISLSITTVLGNTLVIAAVVKDPLKTLKSSPTTYILLEMAIADFFVGLVFAPSFAMSIIFFEQKTVWYTLCLVTFFGHYFVIVSAYHVLLLTIDRYFALAKPLKYRTIITKKRVLLGSSAIWILCCSIAALCLTVGGGSLLIPLLILATSIFLSSEGISLVYAVTLANLVNYYKTRMKDAENSPSNQLILYQREKKVFLVIFSVVLAFCICYFPWVVVQLIFLFCLPCHANYRAVMVSRHVATLLLFVNSSLNPLLYSWRFSKFRTTFKYLWRKHCCQKPFQRRKTVDIMKRRQICNTRL from the coding sequence atggCGGTGTTACTCGGTCACATGGAAATCTGGAATGCTTCTTTAAAAATGATGTCTGAACAGATCAGATCAAGTTGCGAAACGACACCCTTTGCTGAAGTTATAATTTTAAGTATTTGTTACATATCCTTATCAATAACAACTGTTCTCGGAAATACTCTTGTCATTGCAGCCGTCGTGAAAGATCCACTGAAGACCCTCAAATCTTCTCCAACAACTTATATTTTACTTGAAATGGCGATTGCCGACTTCTTTGTTGGTTTGGTTTTTGCTCCGTCATTCGCAATGTCGATTATTTTCTTTGAACAGAAAACAGTTTGGTATACTCTTTGTCTAGTTACATTTTTTGGCCATTACTTTGTTATCGTGTCGGCTTATCATGTACTTTTGTTGACGATCGATAGGTACTTCGCTCTGGCTAAGCCTTTGAAATACCGGACAATAATTACTAAAAAACGAGTACTTCTCGGCTCTTCGGCAATTTGGATACTTTGCTGTTCTATTGCAGCCCTGTGTCTCACCGTAGGAGGGGGCTCGCTTCTGATACCGTTGTTAATTTTAGCTACTTCAATCTTTCTTTCCTCGGAGGGAATTTCCTTGGTGTACGCTGTGACGCTTGCAAACCTAGTCAATTATTATAAGACAAGAATGAAGGATGCAGAAAACTCTCCATCCAATCAACTAATACTTTATCAAAGAGAGAAGAAAGTGTTTTTGGTTATATTCTCTGTGGTTTTGGCATTttgtatttgttattttccCTGGGTAGTTGTACAGCTGATATTCCTTTTCTGCCTGCCGTGTCATGCAAACTACAGGGCGGTGATGGTTTCTCGTCATGTTGCGACCCTTCTTCTTTTCGTGAATTCCTCTTTAAACCCTTTGCTGTATTCCTGGAggttttcgaaatttcgaacAACGTTTAAGTATCTTTGGAGAAAGCACTGTTGCCAAAAGCCATTCCAAAGAAGAAAGACAGTTGACATTATGAAAAGAAGACAAATCTGCAACACAAGATTATGA
- the LOC138041159 gene encoding beta-4C adrenergic receptor-like, with product MAAVVGHFNFWNITSEKVLQEAWLNLENVKPLSITSSILSIVMSPIIVFANILVLLALWKDPLKKLRSSPSTFLLVSMVLANLLVGLVICPFSAYWGWEMFAKGESPLDLSVIFAVNVISVNVSFGHMFLLTVDRVLSVMRPFQYLWKVTNKRVLVASCLCWVYFLAFSCSFLVLRDYFAIMGVVYNVQLLFILFSMFIMNVVILVRFRRCSKESRVKRHQENSYFIILQREKELLKGIIIIVSAFLLCYMPWFIVQILIYLCKPCHPNLSWLMISFGFSGSLTYANSALNPILYTWRVPNYKKTIRHLWKNRGTRLNGQFKVQVGKL from the coding sequence ATGGCCGCTGTTGTTGGTCACTTCAACTTTTGGAACATAACTAGCGAGAAAGTCTTACAAGAAGCATGGCTAAACCTGGAAAATGTGAAGCCATTGTCGATTACAAGTTCTATTCTTTCTATTGTTATGTCGCCGATAATCGTATTTGCAAACATACTGGTCCTGTTAGCACTTTGGAAAGATCCTCTGAAAAAACTTCGTTCCTCACCGTCCACCTTCCTTCTTGTCTCTATGGTGCTAGCCAATCTCTTAGTTGGTTTGGTAATCTGCCCTTTTTCCGCCTACTGGGGCTGGGAAATGTTTGCGAAAGGAGAAAGCCCACTTGATCTTTCCGTAATTTTCGCTGTCAACGTTATTTCAGTGAATGTCAGCTTCGGGCACATGTTCTTGTTGACAGTGGATCGCGTTTTGTCAGTTATGAGACCATTTCAGTACTTATGGAAAGTAACGAACAAGCGAGTGCTTGTGGCAAGCTGTCTTTGCTGGGTCTATTTTCTGGCGTTCAGTTGCTCGTTTCTGGTGCTACGCGACTATTTTGCCATAATGGGCGTTGTCTACAATGTGCAACTACTCTTCATCCTGTTTAGCATGTTTATTATGAACGTTGTAATCTTGGTCCGTTTTCGCAGATGTTCCAAGGAAAGCCGAGTAAAAAGACATCAAGAAAACAGCTACTTTATCATTTTACAAAGAGAAAAGGAACTTTTAAAAGGAATCATTATAATAGTCAGCGCATTTCTTCTCTGTTACATGCCGTGGTTTATAGTTCAAATACTCATTTATTTATGTAAACCATGCCATCCAAATTTGTCTTGGCTGATGATCTCCTTCGGATTTTCAGGCAGTTTAACTTACGCAAACTCGGCTTTGAACCCAATACTGTACACGTGGCGAGTTCCCAATTATAAAAAGACAATAAGACATTTATGGAAGAACAGAGGAACACGTTTAAATGGTCAATTTAAAGTTCAAGTGGGAAAACTTTGA